TCCTTATCCCCGATCCATCTCATGTCATGCCTCAATTCACTCGACTAACCTGTGGTGGCGCAGGCTCCATGAGATGCCGCTGATGGAGAGCGAGGAAGCCCGCGAGATTCTCGCGGCGCTGCGCGAGAAAGACAAGGACGACCCCGAGGGATTCTACGACCacaaggtcgccgccgccgatggccggATGGAGGGGATCTTCTGGGCGAGCTCCGGGCTGGGCTGGGACTACGTCTACTACGGCGAGGTCGTCGTCTTCGACACCACGTTCCGGACGAACAGGTGCGGCGCGGCGTTCGTCCCGTTCCTCGGGatgagccgccaccgccgccccgccgtgTTCGGCTGCGGCGTCGTCGCGGACGGCTCCGTCGACTCGTGCGTCTGGCTGCTGCGCGCGTTCAAGGAGTCGATCCAGGGGGATGTGCCCAAGTCCGTcatcaccgacggcggcgacgcggtggtcgccgccgtcaaggCCGTGTTCCCGGAGTCCAACCACCGCGTGTGAGCGTGGCACGTGGAGCGGTGGGCCGGGGAGCACCTCGTCGATGGCCCGGCGCGGGACGACTTCTTGTCGCTGGCGCGCGACGCGTGCTCGCCCGCGGCGTTCGACGAGCGGTGGAGCGTGTTCATGGCGGAGCACCGGACAGCCGAGAACGAGGGCTGGCTGGAGACGATGCACGCGACGAGGGAGCTCTGGGCCGCCGCGTTCACCCGCCACAAGCTCTTCCTCGGCATGGCGAGCGACCAGCGGACGGAGTAACTCGCCACGGGCCTCCACACGGGCCTCGCCGACGACATGTCGCTGCACGACCTGGTGCGCCACGCCGACTACTGGACCTGGCGCCTGCGCGCCGACGACGCGGCCTCCATGTCCCGGCTGCCGCTGACCACCAATCACCAGTTCCTCGAGGCGCACGCCGCGCGGCGCTTCACCCCGGCCAACTTCCACCTCGTCCgcgaggagatcgagaagatggacggcttcgtcgtcgtcgacacGCTGCCCACCATGTCCAGCCCCGACGTAAAGATCTACCTGCTCGCGCCCAAGCaggaagccgccgccggcgaacccTTCGTGGTGCAATGGTgcgaccgcggcggcgcgctcggCACCGACGACATGGACGACGGGAAGATGGCCGTGACGTGCAGCTGCCGGAAGATGGAGAGCGatcgcctcccgtgccgccaCATCCTCCGCGTGATCACCCACCGCGGCGTGTCGCGGATGGCGGACTGCTTCATGccgcggcggcaccggcggaATCTCGAAGCAAAGCTGGAGAGGGTGGAGGAGATGAAGGAGCTGTCGAGCAAGGTGTTCGACCTGGCGTCGGATGACGCGGGGGAGTTCGAGGATGTCATGGGGTTCATGGAGCGATTCCTGGaagagcggcggctcgacgccgcgtgggaGCCGAAGCGCAGAGGCCATGTCGGCGTcgacaccgacgacgacgagggcgacTCGCCGTCGACCAAGAAGATCAAGTTGTCCGACGAGTGAGCATTTGAAAGATTATCAAACAACCCGTTTCACTGTCAAACTCTATCTACCGAGTGtggttttatttatttatttactacTTCGAAAAAAATGTTCGTGTGTTGCAAttggtgaaggctattttaatcttattattcactgtgggaattcacttcgttatatatatttttagaaaatcataagcttcagttaggagtccgatcgtctcatgttagcatgcgagtttttttttataaagagatttcttaaACGACTTcttctgtatttctaaaagcgaacaaaTTAAACCGAATCAAATAAacatatgtatttctaaaagtgaacgaaattaaaaaccgactcgAACTCATTAGACGTACTGTAATATACTAGTAGAGATTGGCTGTTTGATATGTGTCGCTTTGATAATGTCGAGGGGGGAAAGTATTCAAAACCTCTGAAGGGACGTCTCATCGTTGTTTTATATGTCTcttaaatggttataaaaaattaaaaaaattcaacaagATAGATTATTAGTATGTGATAGATTacttcacaaacatgtaaggtcaaatttaatttctacacATTGTaacagaaaaatatatatttaactgTCAATATACGTTTActagttgtattttttttgcaacttgtaaaaattcaattttaacttgcattttTATGGAGTggtatatcacatgttaatagatattctctttttttttcaaaattttttataactatttgagtaagatgaaaaaaaatagagaaggtATCTCCTTGAGAATTTAGAATCCACCCCTAATGTTGAGTCCTTTTGTACcgttgaaaaatatatttgttgagaTTCGTGCTAGTCTTGTTGAGATATCCATTGTAGCACAGGTGGAATGGTTGCGGGAAGATGT
The window above is part of the Oryza sativa Japonica Group chromosome 7, ASM3414082v1 genome. Proteins encoded here:
- the LOC136357321 gene encoding protein FAR1-RELATED SEQUENCE 5-like, giving the protein MLSVNYSHDFRLVVSNTLDIPLYIPVKPLRLHLFLLPSPPPMASSPSSTSTPSSTIERLHEMPLMESEEAREILAALREKDKDDPEGFYDHKVAAADGRMEGIFWASSGLGWDYVYYGEVVVFDTTFRTNRCGAAFVPFLGMSRHRRPAVFGCGVVADGSVDSCVWLLRAFKESIQGDVPKSVITDGGDAVVAAVKAVFPESNHRV
- the LOC9268879 gene encoding uncharacterized protein, with translation MSLHDLVRHADYWTWRLRADDAASMSRLPLTTNHQFLEAHAARRFTPANFHLVREEIEKMDGFVVVDTLPTMSSPDVKIYLLAPKQEAAAGEPFVVQWCDRGGALGTDDMDDGKMAVTCSCRKMESDRLPCRHILRVITHRGVSRMADCFMPRRHRRNLEAKLERVEEMKELSSKVFDLASDDAGEFEDVMGFMERFLEERRLDAAWEPKRRGHVGVDTDDDEGDSPSTKKIKLSDE